In one Chitinophaga sancti genomic region, the following are encoded:
- a CDS encoding class I SAM-dependent methyltransferase has protein sequence MKLLSETELIWSPIVANNRMNRKRVANGVNSYEKELFFNPSKYLDDLLARQGAVKWLDLCCGEGNALIQYASGLSVQDGITLKGIDLVDQFQEIPATVNCLEFEVRSLVDWISFEQYDLITCVHGIHYVGDKLQVLVHALSALQPQGIFIANIDPNNIQGVDIKKLFADNAIDYHARRKLLTCTGSRHIPITWTYTGADDQTGPNYTGQEAVTSYYR, from the coding sequence ATGAAATTACTGTCAGAAACTGAGTTAATCTGGTCTCCCATTGTGGCAAATAACAGGATGAATCGTAAGCGGGTAGCGAATGGTGTGAATAGTTATGAAAAGGAATTATTTTTCAATCCATCAAAGTACCTGGATGATCTGCTGGCGAGACAGGGAGCGGTAAAATGGCTGGATCTTTGTTGCGGGGAAGGTAATGCTTTGATTCAATATGCAAGCGGGTTATCAGTCCAAGATGGTATTACATTGAAGGGTATTGACCTGGTGGATCAGTTTCAGGAGATACCGGCCACAGTGAATTGCCTGGAGTTTGAAGTAAGATCACTGGTAGACTGGATAAGTTTTGAGCAGTATGATTTGATCACCTGTGTACATGGCATTCATTATGTGGGTGACAAGTTGCAAGTACTAGTGCATGCATTAAGCGCCTTACAACCACAGGGAATATTTATAGCTAATATTGATCCGAATAATATTCAGGGAGTGGATATAAAGAAATTGTTCGCGGATAATGCTATTGATTATCATGCAAGAAGAAAGCTCCTGACATGTACCGGTTCCCGGCATATTCCTATCACCTGGACTTATACAGGTGCTGATGATCAGACAGGACCGAATTATACAGGTCAGGAAGCAGTAACTTCTTATTATCGTTAA
- a CDS encoding peptidylprolyl isomerase, translating to MMKYIYASLFLLILAACNQKADTRSEEIIIDRAANIEQAYKVVEKYPFIKLYPLSSEKDTTAVDKKLFSLNIGDTATIEANYYKVIADTGNYTFRAQYILLDAAVLTHAHIDSLRTLIQQQYAAGKSFEELNSKYNMDPNQKDGDTGPFTAGMMVKPFEDAIARHKQGDIFTVDVPDKKWYFVVKKTYADVGEKIRIVLGFKKGN from the coding sequence ATGATGAAATACATTTACGCCAGTCTGTTTTTATTGATCCTCGCTGCCTGTAACCAGAAAGCCGATACCCGCTCAGAGGAGATTATCATTGACCGGGCAGCAAATATCGAACAGGCTTACAAGGTGGTTGAAAAATACCCATTTATCAAACTGTATCCGCTTAGCTCTGAAAAGGACACCACTGCAGTAGATAAAAAACTGTTTAGCCTGAATATTGGTGATACCGCGACGATCGAAGCTAACTATTACAAAGTGATCGCTGATACAGGTAACTATACTTTCAGGGCACAATACATTCTTCTTGATGCGGCAGTATTAACACATGCGCATATAGATAGCCTTCGTACACTTATCCAGCAGCAGTACGCCGCCGGTAAATCATTCGAAGAGCTGAACAGCAAATACAACATGGACCCCAATCAAAAGGACGGGGATACAGGACCTTTCACTGCCGGCATGATGGTAAAACCATTTGAAGATGCCATAGCCAGGCATAAACAGGGAGATATCTTCACTGTAGATGTGCCTGATAAAAAATGGTATTTCGTTGTAAAAAAAACGTATGCTGATGTCGGGGAGAAAATAAGGATCGTATTAGGATTCAAAAAAGGAAATTAA
- a CDS encoding SusC/RagA family TonB-linked outer membrane protein yields the protein MFKQSLILVLALFACTGLFAQQRHVEGQVLSAENKQPLPGVTVKINRTTIGTTTDPQGHFRLDLPASKSVITVSYLGRETLETEVHEGDANLLILLKPSNTTLDEVVAVAYTNVKRSGYPGAVSTVTAEKINNRLTPNVTNALQGLVTGLQSSSSNGQPGNGSTIRIRGVGSINASSTPLFVIDNAPYDGDINAINASDIASISVLKDATAANLYGSRAANGVIIITTKQGLKGTSHIDAAFNQGWSSRAVKDYDKLNTDQYFELYWEALRNKQITNGQTAAQAAATASSRVVSDLGINPYGTAYPQPVGTDGKIVAGAHPLWNDDWEKGIQQSGAYTQAQLNFSGGSDKSTYFVGGGYLNNEGAYLASGFKRYTFRSNVSLQAKPWLKTGFNLSGANTIQDYPRSSDSQTDNVVLVGRTIPSFYPIYQRNPDGSFLLDPNGNKQFDYGAYRPSAALARENLIGSLPLDKNRYSKELVSARTFVEASITKSLHFKTSYNVDYVNENALFYTNPLFGGGAEIGGQVSKSSDRQLSYTWNNIFTYDADLLGGHHLNLLAGHEYYYYNSTGLSGNRQKFALPDLYEPAAASQLNDFTGTTDNYTKLSFFGQGQYNYLNRYFFTASARRDGSSRFSPDSRWGTFWSVGGSWRISEETFLRDESWLNALTLKASYGSSGNDNLSSYYSYLALYAIQNNLGNGGVITSRLATPGLKWESNLNLNIGLDYGFLDNRVYGSINYYNRISKDLLYAKPMASSTGFSSISANIGALKNTGVELELNVIPVSTRDFKWTAGLNVAKNKNKITELPQQQIISGTKKLMVGTSIYDFYLREWAGVDPANGNPLWYQTNSEGKKVTTTNYANATQYYAGSALPDVTGGFSNTFNYHNFELSFLLAYSLGGKVLDLDYVSLLSGGSSPGRNWSTELADRWTPEHTTTDVPKLTTDNLNWTSTSTRFLYSATYARLKTLSFGYSLPSKVLAKVGIRNAKVYALGENLLTFYGHKGMDPEQSIDGTTYYQYPAMKTFSFGIQVGL from the coding sequence ATGTTCAAACAAAGTCTAATCCTGGTGCTTGCACTTTTTGCATGCACGGGGCTTTTCGCGCAGCAAAGACATGTAGAGGGTCAGGTCCTCTCTGCTGAAAACAAACAACCACTGCCTGGTGTCACTGTTAAAATTAACCGTACAACTATTGGGACCACGACAGATCCGCAAGGTCATTTTCGTCTGGATCTTCCGGCAAGTAAATCAGTAATTACTGTTTCCTATCTGGGGCGGGAAACGTTGGAGACAGAAGTACATGAAGGAGATGCAAATTTGCTGATCTTACTAAAACCATCCAATACCACACTGGATGAAGTAGTCGCTGTTGCTTACACCAATGTGAAACGTTCCGGGTACCCTGGGGCGGTATCTACTGTGACTGCTGAAAAAATTAACAACCGGCTTACCCCCAATGTCACCAATGCATTACAGGGCCTGGTAACCGGTTTACAATCCTCCTCATCCAATGGTCAGCCAGGCAATGGTTCTACCATCAGGATACGTGGAGTAGGTTCTATCAACGCATCGAGTACGCCTTTGTTCGTTATTGACAACGCTCCTTATGATGGAGATATCAATGCGATCAATGCCAGCGACATTGCTAGTATCAGTGTGCTGAAAGACGCAACTGCTGCTAACCTGTATGGCTCCCGCGCGGCAAATGGTGTGATCATCATCACCACCAAACAGGGGTTAAAAGGAACATCTCATATAGATGCAGCTTTCAACCAGGGATGGAGCAGCAGGGCCGTAAAAGACTATGACAAACTGAATACTGACCAGTATTTTGAGTTGTACTGGGAAGCCCTGAGAAACAAACAAATTACCAATGGTCAGACCGCTGCCCAGGCAGCCGCTACAGCCAGTTCAAGAGTGGTATCTGATCTGGGGATCAATCCTTATGGCACTGCTTATCCACAGCCAGTGGGTACAGACGGAAAAATTGTAGCGGGTGCACATCCTTTATGGAATGATGACTGGGAAAAAGGTATTCAGCAATCAGGTGCCTATACGCAGGCACAGCTAAACTTCAGCGGGGGTAGCGACAAATCAACTTATTTTGTAGGTGGCGGATATCTCAATAATGAGGGAGCCTATCTTGCATCAGGATTTAAGCGATATACCTTTAGAAGCAATGTAAGCCTGCAGGCAAAGCCATGGTTAAAGACAGGATTTAATTTGTCTGGCGCAAACACCATCCAGGATTATCCCCGCTCATCTGATTCCCAGACAGATAATGTGGTATTGGTAGGCAGAACCATTCCCAGCTTCTACCCTATTTATCAACGCAATCCGGATGGCAGTTTCCTGTTAGACCCAAATGGTAACAAACAATTTGATTACGGTGCGTACCGTCCATCTGCAGCACTGGCAAGGGAAAACCTGATTGGTTCTTTGCCGCTGGATAAGAACAGGTATTCAAAAGAATTGGTTTCTGCCAGAACATTTGTAGAGGCATCCATTACGAAGTCATTACATTTCAAGACCAGTTATAATGTCGATTACGTAAATGAGAATGCGCTCTTCTATACCAATCCGTTGTTTGGTGGTGGTGCAGAAATCGGTGGACAGGTGTCTAAATCCAGCGACAGGCAATTGAGTTATACCTGGAATAACATTTTCACCTACGATGCTGATCTGCTGGGTGGCCATCATCTGAACCTGTTAGCAGGACATGAATATTACTACTATAATTCTACAGGACTGAGTGGTAACAGGCAGAAATTTGCTTTGCCTGATCTGTATGAGCCGGCAGCAGCTTCACAGTTGAATGACTTCACAGGCACAACGGATAATTATACCAAGCTGAGTTTCTTTGGACAAGGTCAGTATAATTACCTGAACAGGTATTTCTTCACCGCTTCAGCAAGAAGAGACGGTTCCTCCCGCTTCTCTCCCGATTCAAGATGGGGTACATTCTGGTCTGTTGGCGGGTCCTGGCGGATTTCAGAAGAAACATTCCTGCGTGATGAAAGCTGGTTGAATGCACTGACACTAAAGGCTAGTTATGGCTCTTCAGGTAATGACAATCTTAGTTCCTACTATTCTTACCTGGCATTGTATGCTATTCAGAATAACCTTGGTAACGGAGGGGTAATCACCTCCAGACTGGCTACACCGGGATTGAAATGGGAAAGCAATCTCAACCTGAATATTGGCCTGGATTATGGTTTTCTTGACAACCGTGTGTATGGTAGCATCAATTATTATAACAGGATCAGTAAGGACCTGTTGTATGCAAAACCAATGGCATCTTCTACAGGCTTCAGTTCTATCAGCGCCAATATCGGTGCACTGAAAAACACTGGAGTGGAACTGGAACTGAATGTAATACCAGTCAGCACCAGAGATTTTAAATGGACAGCTGGGCTGAATGTAGCGAAGAATAAAAATAAGATTACAGAACTGCCACAGCAACAAATTATCAGTGGTACGAAGAAACTGATGGTAGGTACATCTATCTACGATTTCTACCTGCGTGAATGGGCTGGAGTAGATCCGGCAAATGGTAATCCGCTCTGGTACCAGACAAATTCAGAAGGTAAGAAAGTAACGACTACCAATTATGCGAATGCTACACAGTATTATGCAGGTTCTGCATTGCCTGATGTAACGGGTGGTTTCAGTAACACATTCAATTACCACAATTTCGAACTTTCTTTCTTACTGGCGTATAGCCTGGGGGGTAAGGTGCTGGATCTGGATTATGTATCTCTGCTGAGTGGTGGTTCCAGCCCAGGCCGCAACTGGTCTACCGAACTGGCTGATCGCTGGACACCGGAGCATACAACTACAGATGTACCGAAACTGACTACTGATAACCTGAACTGGACGTCTACTTCTACCCGCTTTTTATATAGTGCCACTTATGCCCGTTTAAAGACACTATCATTCGGTTATTCTCTGCCGTCAAAAGTGTTAGCAAAGGTAGGTATCAGAAATGCGAAAGTATATGCACTCGGTGAAAACCTGCTTACCTTCTATGGTCATAAGGGTATGGATCCTGAGCAATCTATTGATGGTACTACCTATTATCAGTATCCGGCAATGAAAACTTTCTCATTTGGTATACAGGTAGGACTGTAA
- a CDS encoding RagB/SusD family nutrient uptake outer membrane protein, producing MKLYKYFIVAVLGLSACNKQLDTAPSDAVSEDIVLKNISNLSTIAEGTWASMMDDFYGGTYSNPGFKSISLTSDAMANDVALITTKYGFPTAYRFTQMNDKTQSRVSYFWAQLYKIINNSNIIIANVDKVEGDASEKKFLKGQALGLRAHTYLTLASFYQFSYLKDSLARTAPIYTTPTTASTQGNPRASLKDIYELIFADLLAAKELLADYDRPAKYKINVDVVNGLLARAFLNTGRWDLAATAAAEAQQDYPLMAQTEYSKGFNDVNNSEWIWGHPEIPSQSDGSYSFHFLDVSSSSSYYYSFMADPFFKELFDDGDIRKTLFSWDGSASAREGYLQYKKFKFKSDQTADLVLMRSAEAVLIKAEAYARGGNLSQGIDALNELRRARGAVLFTSGTQAELISAVLIERRKELWGEGFGLSDIIRNQLAVVRKAYVDAGGNDIKVTITRPDGSTAQVPAKYHTTLRFSDGSNFVANSPYYIFVIPQTEEQNNPNL from the coding sequence ATGAAATTATATAAATACTTTATTGTGGCGGTGCTTGGTCTTTCTGCCTGCAATAAGCAACTGGATACAGCACCCTCTGATGCAGTATCAGAAGACATTGTGCTTAAAAACATTTCCAATTTATCTACCATCGCCGAAGGTACATGGGCATCTATGATGGACGACTTTTATGGTGGAACCTATAGTAATCCGGGCTTCAAATCCATTTCACTGACCAGTGATGCAATGGCGAATGATGTGGCGTTGATTACAACCAAGTACGGGTTCCCGACTGCTTACCGCTTTACGCAGATGAATGATAAGACACAGTCGCGCGTCAGTTATTTCTGGGCCCAGCTGTACAAAATCATTAATAACAGCAATATCATTATCGCCAATGTGGATAAAGTAGAAGGTGATGCCAGCGAGAAAAAATTCCTGAAAGGACAGGCACTGGGATTGAGAGCACACACCTATCTGACGCTTGCATCTTTCTACCAGTTTTCTTATCTGAAAGATTCACTGGCGAGGACTGCCCCAATATATACGACGCCTACTACCGCTTCTACACAGGGGAATCCGAGAGCCTCACTGAAAGATATCTATGAGCTTATATTTGCGGATCTGCTGGCAGCAAAAGAGTTGCTGGCAGATTATGACCGCCCTGCTAAATACAAGATCAATGTGGATGTAGTGAATGGCTTGCTGGCCCGTGCTTTTTTAAATACAGGTCGTTGGGATCTGGCTGCAACAGCAGCTGCCGAAGCTCAACAGGATTATCCGCTGATGGCGCAGACGGAATACAGCAAAGGATTTAATGATGTGAATAATTCTGAGTGGATCTGGGGCCATCCTGAGATTCCAAGTCAGAGTGATGGCAGTTATAGTTTTCATTTCCTGGATGTATCTTCTTCCTCTTCATATTATTACAGTTTTATGGCAGATCCATTCTTTAAGGAGTTATTTGATGATGGTGATATTCGTAAGACGCTGTTTTCATGGGATGGGTCTGCATCTGCCAGGGAGGGCTACCTGCAGTATAAGAAGTTTAAATTTAAATCTGACCAGACAGCGGACCTCGTATTAATGAGGAGTGCAGAAGCTGTGCTGATCAAAGCAGAAGCTTATGCACGAGGGGGCAACCTGTCACAGGGGATTGATGCACTGAATGAGCTGCGCAGGGCAAGAGGTGCTGTTTTATTTACCAGTGGTACCCAGGCAGAGCTGATTAGTGCGGTCCTGATTGAGAGAAGGAAAGAGCTGTGGGGGGAAGGATTTGGTTTATCTGATATAATCCGTAATCAACTGGCAGTGGTACGTAAGGCTTATGTAGATGCCGGCGGAAATGATATTAAGGTAACGATTACCAGACCAGATGGCAGTACAGCACAGGTACCTGCGAAATATCATACGACGTTGAGATTTTCGGATGGTAGTAATTTTGTGGCGAACAGTCCGTATTACATCTTTGTGATCCCGCAAACGGAGGAACAGAATAATCCTAATTTATAG